The following proteins are encoded in a genomic region of Maylandia zebra isolate NMK-2024a linkage group LG1, Mzebra_GT3a, whole genome shotgun sequence:
- the LOC101476380 gene encoding coiled-coil domain-containing protein 81 — MKFNRAFINAMDGTGMLPLAINKRPGSTTSLQPSELSRFENHHTANPVTLQAVRCLQPGNKARDENGWRLSSAPDPRNGGEIPQFREPDSHQTLHPAKVKTVILKTEKLHPKPPVEGRDRSATTKSPHEALPKLKEHSVNCSRQELCYQCMQWTQRNVPVYLRRQQQADERALEKLLFLKQQERDEQYMEEEQVKLKEQVASFNLQMSEKELTQLPVNSNSFIFLARPLTPPRSIQQHRYMNELQIQIDRRQKFKAQEEQERRVTECLDQLHLIKGVALQQAQQLQRKREKAKQYKSALDTQMSEKKRAEPPDYHPDSSTFSRRETAACKAESRERAQKIFQVNFSAATKRTKELHNQQAQLEKEKEMLRRNKMELMHDRIKRFEKMQDISKSLEQDWSRSVKHKYQQEEDERRFRRSAGLLLVDKLAEYRRCSQCKRRTTNYGETNIWKDSHYLSGTQFMI; from the exons ATGAAATTTAATAGAGCTTTTATTAATGCCATGGATGGAACCGGTATGTTGCCTTTAGCCATTAACAAG AGACCTGGGAGCACTACTTCTTTACAGCCCAGTGAACTATCCAGGTTTGAAAACCATCATACTGCAAACCCTGTCACCCTGCAAGCTGTCCGCTGTCTTCAGCCAGGCAACAAAGCCAgagatgaaaatggatggcgcttGTCATCAGCTCCAGACCCAAGGAACGGAGGAG AAATTCCCCAGTTTAGAGAACCTGATTCCCATCAGACATTGCATCCTGCAAAGGTGAAAACTGTCATTCTGAAGACTGAGAAACTACATCCAAAACCCCCTGTGGAGGGTAGAGACAG GTCCGCCACCACCAAGTCACCCCATGAAGCCCTGCCTAAACTAAAAGAGCACTCTGTGAACTGCTCTAGGCAG GAGCTGTGCTACCAGTGTATGCAGTGGACCCAAAGAAATGTCCCAGTGTATCTGAGGAGACAGCAGCAGGCAGATGAGAGAGCACTGGAGAAACTCCTATTTCTTAAACAACAAGAGAGGGATGAGCAGTACATGGAGGAAGAACAG GTGAAACTGAAAGAACAGGTGGCTTCATTCAACCTGCAAATGTCAGAGAAGGAGCTGACTCAGCTTCCTGTGAATTCT AATTCCTTCATCTTCCTGGCTCGGCCACTCACGCCTCCCAGGAGTATCCAGCAGCATCGTTACATGAACGAGCTTCAGATTCAAATAGACAGACGACAGAAATTCAAGGCTCAAGAAGAACAGGAACGTCGTGTCACGGAGTGTTTAGACCAGCTACATCTGATTAAGGG agtagctttgcagCAAGCCCAGCAACTCCAACGTAAACGGGAAAAGGCTAAGCAATACAAGAGTGCTCTGGACACCCAG ATGTCTGAAAAGAAGCGCGCAGAACCTCCAGATTACCACCCTGACAGCTCCACGTTCAGCCGCCGTGAGACAGCAGCGTGCAAAGCAGAAAGCCGCGAAAGGGCGCAGAAG ATCTTCCAGGTAAATTTTAGTGCTGCCACCAAGAGAACGAAAGAACTGCACAACCAACAGGCACAGCTGGAGAAGGAAAAGGAGATGTTGAGACGCAATAAAATGGA GCTAATGCACGATCGTATCAAACGCTTTGAGAAGATGCAGGACATCAGCAAGTCACTAGAGCAAGACTGGAGTCGCAGTGTGAAGCACAAATAccagcaagaggaagacgagaggCGCTTTCGGAG GTCTGCTGGTCTCCTCCTGGTTGATAAGCTTGCAGAGTACAGGCGATGTAGCCAGTGTAAGAGGAGAACCACCAACTATGGAGAGACCAACATCTGGAAAGACTCTCATTACCTGTCTGGTACACAGTTCATGATCTGA
- the LOC143418631 gene encoding uncharacterized protein LOC143418631 produces the protein MTMREAGQRVQPNLSRFTVVSIIRTFREENRTQRRPPGGGRLRLLSEEQERELVNMVNANNVIRLQEIQRRVIEDDHLFRGINAISLSTIDRILRKNQFRMKQAYRVPFERNSDRVKNQRVEYVQRIFEIEGRPVPHEIIFVDEAGFNLTKRRKRGRNIIGHQAIVNVPGQRGGNVTMCAAISQRGVLHRHAVLGPYNTMLLLAFLDGLRQHMFQLDYREPAQPEQPHYVVVWDNVSFHRAALVRDWFTNNPRFSNIFLPAYSPFLNPIEELFSAWRWKVYDREPYVRVHLLQAMEEACLDISVDACQGWIRHARGFYPRCLAGANIACDVDEILWPDPDQRQDAEVG, from the exons ATGACTATGAGGGAGGCTGGGCAACGAGTACAACCAAATTTGAGTCGCTTCACTGTTGTCTCCATCATCAGAACCTTCAGGGAGGAAAACAG GACACAGAGACGACCACCTGGTGGAGGCAGGTTAAGGCTTTTGTCGGAGGAGCAAGAGAGGGAACTTGTaaacatggtaaatgcaaataatgtAATCCGCCTGCAAGAGATTCAAAGGAGAGTGATTGAGGATGATCATCTTTTTCGAGGCATAAATGCCATCAGCCTGTCCACAATTGACCGCATCCTCCGAAAGAATCAATTCCGGATGAAACAGGCATACCGAGTCCCTTTCGAACGAAActctgacagagtgaaaaaCCAACGTGTGGAATATGTTCAG AGAATCTTTGAGATTGAAGGACGGCCTGTTCCCCATGAAATAATCTTTGTGGATGAGGCAGGTTTTAACCTgaccaaaagaaggaaaagggggAGGAACATAATTGGCCATCAGGCTATTGTAAATGTCCCTGGTCAGCGTGGGGGGAATGTCACTATGTGCGCAGCCATCAGCCAACGAGGGGTACTCCACCGCCATGCCGTACTGGGACCCTATAACACTATGCTTCTCCTTGCTTTTCTTGATGGTTTAAGACAACATATGTTCCAGCTGGACTACAGGGAACCAGCACAGCCAGAGCAGCCTCACTACGTTGTTGTGTGGGATAACGTCAGCTTCCATCGCGCTGCTCTGGTTCGTGACTGGTTTACCAATAACCCAAGGTTTTCTAATATCTttctgcctgcatactctcccTTTCTAAACCCGATAGAGGAGTTATTTTCGGCATGGCGGTGGAAAGTGTATGACCGAGAACCTTATGTCCGTGTTCACCTCCTTCAGGCCATGGAAGAGGCCTGCCTAGACATATCAGTAGATGCATGCCAGGGGTGGATCAGGCATGCAAGAGGATTTTACCCCCGCTGCCTGGCTGGGGCCAATATagcctgtgatgtggatgagattcTCTGGCCTGACCCAGACCAAAGACAAGATGCTGAGGTGGGATAA